The following are encoded in a window of uncultured Ilyobacter sp. genomic DNA:
- a CDS encoding Smr/MutS family protein: MVIDLHNMTCNDAIRFFIGKYNELFKSGYRGSIEVIHGYGSQGEGGVIKKRLRQFLLENKKYLKFSFDVNPGVTFVTPIRAIPQITIEISKDILEFCKESPKSMDKIVGNLFKKYTHKEIFSAVKALVKKGTLDSFFKKNHQVYLTKED; this comes from the coding sequence ATGGTCATAGACCTTCACAACATGACTTGTAATGACGCCATAAGATTTTTTATAGGCAAATATAATGAACTTTTTAAGAGTGGCTATAGGGGGAGTATAGAGGTTATCCACGGCTACGGTTCTCAGGGGGAAGGAGGAGTCATAAAAAAAAGATTGCGTCAATTCTTGCTTGAGAATAAAAAGTACCTAAAGTTTAGCTTCGATGTCAATCCAGGTGTCACCTTCGTCACGCCTATAAGGGCTATACCTCAAATAACAATTGAAATATCAAAAGATATTCTAGAGTTTTGCAAAGAAAGTCCAAAATCTATGGATAAGATAGTGGGAAATCTTTTTAAAAAATACACTCACAAGGAAATTTTTTCAGCAGTGAAAGCTCTGGTAAAAAAAGGGACGTTAGATAGCTTCTTCAAGAAAAACCACCAGGTATATCTCACCAAAGAGGATTAG
- a CDS encoding YaaA family protein has product MILLISPSKTMDFNSETMKNSDSIFLNDKTIKILKKLKTFSKNEMSKLMNLMGNLLDKTYLNIQNFETNPCKMAITAYTGTAFKEIKYENYSEVERNFMNDHLIILSAFYGLVSPFDLISPYRLDASVRIFSEVSPHNYWKGFVTDTLNQTFQNTNEEFLINLASSEFTKMIDKKKFKHTIIDIEFREFRKDKYISVSTYAKKARGMMVDYIIRKKCEFPEDIKSFDRDGYLFNKKLSSETKYVFTR; this is encoded by the coding sequence ATGATTTTGCTCATCTCTCCTAGTAAAACAATGGATTTTAATTCAGAAACCATGAAAAATTCAGATTCAATTTTTTTAAATGATAAAACAATAAAAATTTTGAAAAAACTGAAAACTTTTTCTAAAAACGAAATGTCTAAACTTATGAATCTCATGGGAAACCTTCTAGACAAGACCTATTTAAATATTCAAAATTTTGAAACTAATCCTTGCAAAATGGCTATCACTGCCTATACAGGAACTGCATTTAAAGAGATAAAATATGAAAATTATTCAGAAGTCGAAAGAAACTTTATGAATGATCATCTCATCATTCTGTCTGCATTTTATGGTTTAGTGTCCCCCTTTGATCTGATTTCTCCATACAGATTAGATGCCAGCGTCAGGATTTTTTCAGAAGTTTCTCCTCATAATTACTGGAAAGGTTTTGTTACAGACACTCTCAATCAGACTTTCCAAAATACCAATGAAGAATTTCTGATCAATCTCGCCTCATCTGAATTTACAAAGATGATAGATAAAAAAAAGTTTAAACACACCATTATTGACATAGAGTTCAGAGAATTCAGAAAGGATAAATATATCTCGGTAAGTACTTATGCAAAAAAAGCCAGGGGAATGATGGTGGATTATATCATAAGAAAAAAATGCGAATTTCCAGAAGACATCAAGTCATTTGACAGGGATGGATATCTATTTAATAAAAAACTCTCTTCTGAAACAAAATATGTGTTCACAAGATAA
- a CDS encoding HD domain-containing phosphohydrolase, with protein MLDINSTLVILGLFFMLLGVLNYLKILKKLDFISKVMKTAVNRYTYLTIFGLLISFVFLYIFELGYIILARPENTVSLNMISLILLMGGLFVYTILFILEKTFFSIESFHLEMVSGLVGVVELRDSYTSGHSQHVADLVHVIFDNLPESWKSSISKSDLIQAALLHDIGKILVPSEILNKKTPLTPEEYDQIKKHVEYGSRILESFEVFDKILPWIKYHHERIDGTGYYRLKWDEIPLESKIIAVADTYSAVTTDRIYKERATHKEALEILRSISGTQLDGDIVEILVKVEKEKLEKLSIKSGFRTELEKEYRILVAKNYMEY; from the coding sequence ATGTTGGATATAAACTCTACGCTGGTTATTTTGGGACTTTTTTTTATGCTTTTGGGAGTGTTAAACTATCTGAAAATTTTAAAAAAGTTAGATTTTATTAGCAAAGTAATGAAAACAGCGGTAAACAGATATACATACTTAACCATTTTCGGGCTTCTGATCTCTTTTGTATTTTTATATATATTTGAACTGGGATATATTATTCTGGCGAGACCAGAAAATACAGTTAGTTTGAACATGATTTCATTAATCCTCCTTATGGGGGGACTCTTTGTCTATACAATCCTCTTTATATTAGAGAAAACATTTTTTTCCATAGAATCATTTCACCTAGAGATGGTAAGCGGACTGGTGGGGGTAGTGGAGCTCAGAGACAGTTACACCAGTGGGCACTCTCAGCACGTGGCGGATCTAGTCCATGTAATATTTGATAATCTCCCTGAGAGCTGGAAGTCTAGCATATCTAAGAGCGATCTTATACAGGCAGCTCTTCTTCACGACATAGGTAAGATACTTGTTCCAAGTGAGATTCTCAATAAAAAAACTCCGCTGACCCCAGAGGAGTATGACCAGATCAAAAAACATGTGGAGTACGGGAGCCGTATTTTAGAGTCTTTTGAGGTTTTTGATAAGATTCTGCCTTGGATTAAGTACCACCACGAGAGAATTGACGGGACGGGATACTACCGTCTGAAGTGGGATGAGATTCCTCTAGAGTCAAAGATCATAGCTGTGGCAGACACCTACTCGGCAGTTACCACCGACAGGATATATAAGGAAAGAGCCACTCACAAGGAAGCACTTGAGATTTTAAGGTCTATTTCAGGAACACAGCTAGACGGTGATATAGTAGAGATACTAGTAAAAGTGGAGAAGGAAAAGCTTGAGAAATTATCAATAAAGTCTGGATTTAGGACCGAGCTTGAGAAAGAGTACAGAATTTTGGTGGCGAAAAACTATATGGAATATTAA
- a CDS encoding diguanylate cyclase, with product MSFRKKFFLIFFIFSIIFLFFGFDYYRLHLTAYNINQENIRDKESLINLYKRRDFIKGLLILENYDEFKDKQRMLKSKDLDSGLERMNILKDIKQLEELEIRILKLHEKNLKYNKEFFKLYKSEKEIRHIIRDTVYSQGIYDEIKYLGELRYKSKEAIFQYRDQKHFDDWMISIKNLIKSIKDKELLKYTEDYHKISQDITVILLSQNEVKKEISENFKVYNGMLDAADKVVTLLEKEKRISIENINSGLYYKLLGTVFMAVSLLLILGLFIHVQLIKPLEMLKTGTDELSKKNFEHDLKFHKNDEIGQLATHFNTMALTLKNLYQDLDKKVSDRTMDLERSNSKLMKEISEKEKLQEILRKQATTDELTGLLNRRAAYDFLLKEIKKQKEPGDTLTICYLDIDNFKKINDDYGHEEGDRYLKEFSNILKEKLRQEDNLFRMGGDEFVAIFPEMKREDVELIFEKRVLPDMRARLDIDFSYGIFEFSEFTKTNLNQIMKKADERMYKQKIEKKKERLLSQELSFV from the coding sequence ATGTCTTTTAGAAAAAAATTCTTTTTGATATTTTTTATATTCAGTATAATTTTTTTATTTTTTGGATTTGATTATTACAGGCTGCACCTCACGGCATATAATATAAATCAAGAAAATATAAGAGATAAGGAATCTCTAATCAACCTCTATAAGAGGAGAGATTTTATAAAGGGTCTTCTGATACTAGAGAATTATGATGAATTTAAAGACAAACAGAGAATGCTAAAAAGCAAAGATCTTGACTCTGGCCTTGAGAGGATGAATATTTTGAAGGATATAAAGCAGCTTGAGGAGTTGGAGATAAGGATACTGAAGCTTCATGAAAAAAATCTCAAATACAATAAAGAATTTTTTAAGTTGTATAAAAGTGAGAAAGAGATAAGGCATATAATCAGAGACACGGTATACAGCCAGGGAATATATGATGAGATCAAATACTTAGGTGAGTTGAGATACAAGAGTAAGGAGGCTATTTTTCAGTATAGAGATCAGAAACATTTTGATGACTGGATGATCTCAATCAAAAATCTAATAAAATCAATAAAAGATAAAGAGCTTTTAAAATATACAGAGGATTATCATAAAATATCTCAGGATATTACGGTCATTCTTTTATCTCAAAATGAAGTCAAGAAAGAGATCTCAGAGAATTTTAAAGTATATAACGGAATGCTAGATGCAGCAGACAAAGTTGTAACTCTTCTTGAAAAAGAGAAAAGGATATCCATAGAAAATATAAACAGTGGCTTATACTACAAACTTCTGGGAACAGTTTTTATGGCTGTGTCTCTGCTTCTAATATTGGGCTTATTCATACATGTTCAGCTGATAAAGCCTCTTGAGATGCTTAAAACCGGTACAGATGAGCTGTCTAAAAAGAATTTTGAACATGACCTGAAGTTTCATAAAAATGATGAGATAGGACAGCTGGCTACTCATTTTAACACAATGGCACTGACCTTAAAAAATCTCTACCAAGATTTAGATAAAAAAGTCTCAGACAGAACTATGGATCTAGAACGTTCAAACTCTAAGCTGATGAAAGAGATCTCGGAAAAAGAGAAACTTCAGGAGATACTCAGGAAGCAGGCAACAACTGACGAATTAACGGGACTCTTAAACAGAAGGGCGGCATATGATTTTTTGCTGAAAGAGATAAAAAAACAAAAGGAACCTGGCGACACTCTGACTATATGTTATTTGGATATAGATAATTTTAAAAAGATAAATGATGATTATGGGCATGAAGAGGGGGATAGATATCTGAAAGAATTTTCAAATATCTTAAAGGAGAAGCTCCGTCAGGAAGATAACCTATTTAGAATGGGTGGGGATGAATTTGTGGCAATCTTTCCAGAGATGAAGAGGGAGGATGTGGAGCTGATTTTTGAAAAAAGAGTTTTGCCAGATATGAGGGCTAGGCTTGATATAGATTTTAGCTATGGTATATTTGAATTCTCTGAATTTACCAAGACAAATTTGAATCAAATTATGAAGAAAGCTGACGAAAGAATGTATAAGCAGAAGATTGAAAAGAAAAAAGAGCGTTTGTTGTCACAGGAACTCTCTTTTGTTTAA